TGAGCAGCCAGCGCGGGGACTCGGGGGTGCCGAAGCGCAGCAGCAGGATGAGGACGGCGGGTATCGCGCTGCTCGCGAGCATCCAGCGCCAGTCGTCGTGGCCGGAGGACAGCATCGCCCAGCCGACGACGTACGCGACGGCGGCGCCGACCGACCACATGGTGACCATGATGACCAGCAGCGGTCCCCGGGAGTTCCGCGGCGCGAACTCGGAGGCGATGGTGCCCGCGATCGCGAAGTCGGCACCGATGGCGATGCCCATGAGGAAGCGCAGCACGGTGAGCTGCCAGGGATCGGTGACGAAGAACTGGGCCGCGGAGAGCAGGATGAAGGCGGCGATGTCGAAGAGATAGACCTTCTGCCGCCCGACCCGGTCGGTGACATAGCCGAAGACCAGGCCACCGGCGAACATGCCGATCAGGGAGGCGGAGCCGACCACTCCGGCGTCGAAGGAGTTGAGGTGGTAGTCGGCGGTGAGGAGCGGAAGCGCGACGCCGATGATGCTGAGGATGTAGCCGTCGCAGAACTCGCCGCCGCCGGCGTACAGCGTGATCAACCAGTGAGTGCGGGTGGGACGGGACTTCTCCAGGGATGCTGTGCTCATGGCCGTCTCCTGAGGAGGGCTCCTGGGGAGGAGGGGACGGATGGCCGGGCGGTGCGGGGCGCCCGGTGGTGTTGACGGAAGACGGTATGCAGCGACGGGTCCCCGGTCATCGTTCGAAGCGTATGAAGACATCGACCTGAGAGCGGGTGCGTCTGTACGATCCGCCCATGGACCACCTTGGCGGCCCGCGCGGCGGCCCTCCCATACTGACGCCGGAGCTGGCACAGGAGATCGCCCGCGACATCGGGCGGATCACCGGTTTCAATGTACTGATCACCGATCCCGGGGCGGTCGTCATCGGCTGTGGCGACCTCGCGCGCGTCGGCACCGTCCACGAGGCGTCCCTGGAGGTGGTGCGCACCGGGCGCCCCGCCACCCACAGCGCCGAGCAGGCGGGCCGGATGCGGGGCGTACGGCCCGGGATGAGCCTGCCGATCACCGTCGGGGAGGAGGTGATCGGCACCGTCTGTCTGACCGGGGTGCCCGAGGAGGTGCACCGCTTCGGCCTGGTGGTGCGGCGGCAGACCGAGATCCTGCTGGAGGAGGCGGCGCTGCTGCGCTCGCGGATGCTCCATGAGCGGGCGGTCGACGACTTCGTCCGGGACATCGCGCTCTACGACCCCGAGGTGGTCGGCCCGGACGCGGTGGCCGCCCGCGCGGTCGAGCTGGGGCTCTCGCCCGGGGCGGCCCGCAGCGCGGTGCTGCTGGAGGTGCGCTCGGCGGGCGCGCCGGGCCGGGCGGACGAGGGCCCCGCGGCGGTGTCCCGGCTGACGGTGCTGCGGACGGTGCGGGAGGTGTTCCGCGACCGCCAGGACGTGGCGGGCGAGCAGACCGCGGGGCGGTACGCGGTGCTGGCCGTCGCGCACGAAGGGCGCGCGGCCCCGGAGAGGCTGCCCGAACGGTGCGAGCACCTGCTGGCGCTGCTCGCGGAGCGCCATGGTCTGGACGGCCGGATGGCCGTCGGCGAACCGGGGGCCGGGGCGGCCGGGATGCACGCCTCCTATCGCGACGCGGCGACGGCGCTGCGCACCGGACCGGCGGTCTTCCCCGGGGAGCGGGTCTTCATCGCCTCGGAGCTGCGGGTGCCGCATCTGCTGGGCTCGATACCGCCCCACGACCGGGCCCGGTTCACCGAGGCGGTGCTGGGGCGGCTGCGCGAGCAGCCGGACTGGCCGACGCTGCGGGAGACGCTGATCGGCTGGGCGGAAGGCGGCCTGTCGCTGGTCCGGGTCGCCGAGCGGCTGCACATCCACCGGAACACCCTGCTGTACCGGCTGGAGAAGATCGGGAAGTTGTCGGGCCGCCGGGTGCGCGAACCCGGCCAGGCCATCGAGATGTATCTCGCCTCCCTCGCCGACATCCTCCGGGAGGGGGCCAGGTGACGTAGGCGGCCTCCGCTACCTGGCCGAAACCGGACGCCTCGGCGGGCGGGCCGACCCCCCTCGACGCCACGGCCGGTCATGTCAACCACCGACCGGCATAAGCCACCGTCACACCCCGTATGCGATCGGGACAATGCGTCACCACAGGAACGTCCGCAGGCAATAGTCTCGGCGTACAGGACGTGGCTGAGGAGGCGCCCATGGGGACCGGGGATCGCGAGCAGGCATACGCACGAGCTCGGCAGGAGGCCGAGCGGCTCACCGCGAACGGCATCCAGGCCATCGCGCTGACCTGGGTGGACAACGCGGGTCTGACCCGGGTGAAGTCCGTGCCCACCGCGCGGCTGCCCCATGCCGCGCGGCGCGGGGTCGGGATGTCCCCCGTCTTCGACGTCTATCTCGTGGACGACTCCATGACCACCAGCCGCCATGTCGGCGGCCCGGACGGGGATCTGCGGCTCCTCCCCGACCTGGACCGGCTCACCCCGCTGGCCGCGCAGCCCGGCTGGGCCTGGGCCCCGGTCGACCGGTACGACCAGGAGGGCCGGGCGCACCCCGTCTGCCAGCGGCTGTTCGCCCGGCGGATGGCCGAGCAGGCGCGGAAGCGGGGGCTGACCGTGCGCATGGGGTTCGAGACCGAGTGGGTCGTCACCACGGGCGACCCGGACCAGGACCCGCCGCGCTACCCCACCGCGGGCCCCGCCTACGGCATGGCGCGGGTGGTCGACCTCGCCGACTACCTCGCCGATCTGCTCGGCGCGCTGGAGGCGCAGCAGGCCGAGGTGCACCAGCTCCACCCCGAGTACTCCCCCGGGCAGTTCGAGGTCTCCCTGGCACCCGCCGATCCGGTCGGCGCGGCCGATCTGGCCGTCCTGGTGCGGGAGACGATCCGGGCGTGCTCCGGGCGCGCCGGGTTCAACCCCATGTTCGGCCCGGTGGTGGACCCGGGCGGGGTCGGCAACGGCGCCCATCTCCATCTGAGCCTGTGGCAGGGGGACCGCAATCTGTGCCGGGACGGCGACGGGCCCAACGGCATGACCGCGACGGCCGAGGCGTTCCTCGCCGGGGTGCTGCGCGAGCTGCCCGCCCTGCTCGCCATCGGCGCCCCCTCCCCCGCGAGCTACCTCCGGCTCGAACCCTCCCGCTGGGCCGGGGCGTACCAGTGCTGGGGCCTGGAGAACCGGGAGGCCGCGGTGCGCTTCATCACCGGCGCGCCGGACGACCCGGGGGCCTCCAACGCCGAGATCAAGTCCTTCGACCCGGCGGCCAACCCCTACCTGGTGGCGGGCGCGGTCATCGCCGCGGGCCTCGGCGGGCTGGACGCCGGGCTCTCGCTCCCCCCGCCCGTCTCCGGGGACCCGGCCGCCGAGGGACGCGAGCGGCGGCTGCCCACCTCGCTGCTGACGGCGCTTGAGCACTTCGAGGACTCGGCCGTGCTGCGCGAGGCGCTGGGCGATCCGCTCTTCGAGTCCATCGCCGCGGTGCGCCGGGCGGAGGCCGCGCTGTTCGAGAAGTCGTCCCCGCGCGAGATCGCCGTCGCGACCCGGAGGCGGTACTGACCGATGGAGGCCGCCGAGCAGACGGATCCGACCGAGCCGCCGCTGCCGCCCCTGGTGGACCACCACTGCCATGGGGTGGTCCGCTCCGAGCTGGGCTCGGCCGAATTCGAGGCGTTCCTGACCGAATCCGACGCGCCCGCCGCGCTCGGCACCACCTTCTTCGACAGCCAGCTGGGGTTCGCGGTGCGCCGCTGGTGTCCGCCGCTGCTGGACCTCGAACCGCACTGCCCGCCCGCCCCCTACCTCGCCCGGCGGCGCGAGCTGGGCGCGCGGGAGGTGACCCGGCGGCTGCTGAGCGCCGCCGGGATCAGCGAGTTCCTGGTGGACACCGGGCTGCCGGGCAATCTGACCAGCCCTCAGGAGCTGGCCCTGGCGGCGGGCGGCACCGCGCATGAGATCGTCCGTCTTGAGCAGCTGGCGGAGCGGATCGCCGACACCTCGCTGACCGCCGACGACTTCCTGACCGGAGTGGCGGACGGGATCCGGGAGGCGGCCCGTACGGCGACCGGTTTCAAGTCGGTGGCCGCCTACCGCTACGGCCTGGACTTCGAGCCCGATCCGCCGGGCCCCGGCGCCGTCCACACCGCCGCCGAACACTGGCTGGCCCGGCGCGCCCAGGGCGGCACCGCCGCCGCCCGGGTCACCGACCCCGTGCTGCTGCGCCATCTGCTGTGGTCGGCGGCGTACACCGGGCTGCCGCTGCAACTGCACACCGGGTTCGGCGATCCCGATCTGCGGCTGGACCGCTGCGATCCGCTCGCCCTCACCGACTTCATCCGCGCCGTGCGCCCCACGGGCTGCACGCTGATCCTGCTGCACGGCTATCCGTACCACCGCGGCGCCGCCTATCTGGCCGCCGTCTTCCCGCATGTGTACGCCGATGTGGGGCTGGCCCTGTCGCACACCGGGGCGCGGGCCGGGGC
This genomic interval from Streptomyces asiaticus contains the following:
- a CDS encoding amidohydrolase family protein is translated as MEAAEQTDPTEPPLPPLVDHHCHGVVRSELGSAEFEAFLTESDAPAALGTTFFDSQLGFAVRRWCPPLLDLEPHCPPAPYLARRRELGAREVTRRLLSAAGISEFLVDTGLPGNLTSPQELALAAGGTAHEIVRLEQLAERIADTSLTADDFLTGVADGIREAARTATGFKSVAAYRYGLDFEPDPPGPGAVHTAAEHWLARRAQGGTAAARVTDPVLLRHLLWSAAYTGLPLQLHTGFGDPDLRLDRCDPLALTDFIRAVRPTGCTLILLHGYPYHRGAAYLAAVFPHVYADVGLALSHTGARAGAVLAEMLELAPFGKVLFSTDAYGLPELYVVGARLFREALTALLTHWVAEGAWSRRDARRVAALLGADNARRVYGLGTPAPREG
- a CDS encoding glutamine synthetase — encoded protein: MGTGDREQAYARARQEAERLTANGIQAIALTWVDNAGLTRVKSVPTARLPHAARRGVGMSPVFDVYLVDDSMTTSRHVGGPDGDLRLLPDLDRLTPLAAQPGWAWAPVDRYDQEGRAHPVCQRLFARRMAEQARKRGLTVRMGFETEWVVTTGDPDQDPPRYPTAGPAYGMARVVDLADYLADLLGALEAQQAEVHQLHPEYSPGQFEVSLAPADPVGAADLAVLVRETIRACSGRAGFNPMFGPVVDPGGVGNGAHLHLSLWQGDRNLCRDGDGPNGMTATAEAFLAGVLRELPALLAIGAPSPASYLRLEPSRWAGAYQCWGLENREAAVRFITGAPDDPGASNAEIKSFDPAANPYLVAGAVIAAGLGGLDAGLSLPPPVSGDPAAEGRERRLPTSLLTALEHFEDSAVLREALGDPLFESIAAVRRAEAALFEKSSPREIAVATRRRY
- a CDS encoding CdaR family transcriptional regulator, producing the protein MDHLGGPRGGPPILTPELAQEIARDIGRITGFNVLITDPGAVVIGCGDLARVGTVHEASLEVVRTGRPATHSAEQAGRMRGVRPGMSLPITVGEEVIGTVCLTGVPEEVHRFGLVVRRQTEILLEEAALLRSRMLHERAVDDFVRDIALYDPEVVGPDAVAARAVELGLSPGAARSAVLLEVRSAGAPGRADEGPAAVSRLTVLRTVREVFRDRQDVAGEQTAGRYAVLAVAHEGRAAPERLPERCEHLLALLAERHGLDGRMAVGEPGAGAAGMHASYRDAATALRTGPAVFPGERVFIASELRVPHLLGSIPPHDRARFTEAVLGRLREQPDWPTLRETLIGWAEGGLSLVRVAERLHIHRNTLLYRLEKIGKLSGRRVREPGQAIEMYLASLADILREGAR